In Streptomyces sp. NBC_00569, a single genomic region encodes these proteins:
- the gap gene encoding type I glyceraldehyde-3-phosphate dehydrogenase — protein MTIRVGINGFGRIGRNYFRALLEQGADIEIVAVNDLGDTATTAHLLKYDTILGRLKAEVTHTVDTITVDGHSIKVLSERNPADIPWGELGVDIVIESTGIFTKKADAEKHIAGGAKKVLISAPAKDEDITIVMGVNQDQYNPATDHVISNASCTTNCVAPMAKVLDENFGIVKGLMTTVHAYTNDQRILDFPHSDLRRARAAAENIIPTTTGAAKATALVLPQLKGKLDGIAMRVPVPTGSATDLVVTLARETTKDEVNAAFKKASEDGDLKGYLSYTEDPIVSSDIVGDPASCTFDSSLTMVQEGNSVKILGWYDNEWGYSNRLVDLTVFVGGQL, from the coding sequence GTGACGATCCGCGTAGGCATCAACGGCTTTGGCCGCATCGGGCGTAACTACTTCCGCGCGCTGCTTGAGCAGGGTGCAGACATCGAGATCGTGGCTGTCAACGACCTCGGTGACACCGCGACCACCGCACACCTTCTGAAGTACGACACCATCCTCGGCCGCCTCAAGGCCGAGGTCACGCACACCGTCGACACCATCACCGTCGACGGCCACAGCATCAAGGTCCTTTCCGAGCGCAACCCCGCCGACATCCCGTGGGGCGAGCTGGGTGTCGACATCGTCATCGAGTCGACCGGCATCTTCACGAAGAAGGCCGACGCCGAGAAGCACATCGCCGGCGGCGCCAAGAAGGTCCTCATCTCGGCTCCGGCCAAGGACGAGGACATCACCATCGTGATGGGCGTCAACCAGGACCAGTACAACCCGGCGACGGACCACGTCATCTCGAACGCGTCCTGCACCACCAACTGTGTGGCGCCGATGGCCAAGGTTCTCGACGAGAACTTCGGCATCGTCAAGGGCCTGATGACCACGGTCCACGCGTACACGAACGACCAGCGCATCCTGGACTTCCCGCACTCGGACCTGCGCCGCGCCCGCGCCGCCGCCGAGAACATCATTCCGACCACCACCGGTGCCGCCAAGGCGACCGCCCTGGTCCTCCCGCAGCTCAAGGGCAAGCTCGACGGCATCGCGATGCGCGTCCCGGTCCCGACCGGCTCCGCCACCGACCTGGTCGTCACCCTGGCGCGCGAGACCACCAAGGACGAGGTCAACGCCGCGTTCAAGAAGGCGTCCGAGGACGGCGACCTCAAGGGCTACCTGTCTTACACCGAGGACCCGATCGTCTCCTCCGACATCGTCGGCGACCCGGCGTCCTGCACGTTCGACTCCTCCCTGACCATGGTTCAGGAAGGTAACTCGGTGAAGATCCTCGGCTGGTACGACAACGAGTGGGGCTACTCCAACCGTCTCGTCGACCTCACGGTCTTCGTCGGTGGCCAGCTCTAG
- a CDS encoding M14 family metallopeptidase: MRRRARSILATTALILGGLGGAGLTPVAQAESGGAPRSDADPVKVFRAEVTKEQVPLLLAAGQDGHELGEQAPEKGKAEVEVYLTDKQAKQLEKKGVELTEHTLSAKARARVAAAGDGVFRPYSGKGNLQEEIVRTGQANPGLTKVVSIGKTLQGKDILAVKLTKGARTTRDGSKPSVLYMSNQHAREWITPEMTRRLMHYYLDNYSKDKRIKKIVDSTELWFVLSANPDGYDWTFNPDGDRQWRKNMRDVNGDGAITTGDGVDLNRNFAYKWGYDDEGSSPSPASETYRGASPGSEPETKALDAFEKRIGFRYAINYHSAAQLLLYGVGWQVATPTPDDVLYKALAGTPENSAIPGYHPQVSSELYTTNGEADGHAGNVNGTGMFTPEMSECQTASAIDPDDQWRPEDCESVFTFPDDEKLIQQEFAKNVPFALSVAETAAHPDQPSSSVGLDAPDFTPAAFSTSYARGADQEVSVTARKSVRDKELNYRVDGGRTHDEDLRAWKGGETYGGDDNLHFDAYRARIEGADPGDKVEVWFTGRGKSGKHTSSEHFTYTVAERPRADTLVVAENDATGQQTKAYVDALKANGRTPLVWNVATQGAPDALAVLDHFRTVVHYTGADRPGLTTQLALRDYLNEGGKLIEAGEQAGGSVSIGDTTTNDFSQYYLGAYSRTSTPGATKFAGSGALTGAAAGLGDAPGNPLNIAATYQATSDVLAKADYPQFTSAGAGAYAGTPNPYSPFEGSSMAAAVHTDDGWKRLTRTIDLTGVSAADKPSLKFQLLWDTEPGYDHAVLEAHTAGAEDWTTLPDAGGATTNAVPAECEAGFLIKEHPALKRYLTPGSAGCTATGTSGSWNSLTGASDGWKPVTFDLSAYAGKTVEVSLSYITDPGSGGHGVLADNASVVIGGAAKETEGFESSFGAWKVAGPPPGSPVVTKDWARAGELFKTYGAVSTKDTVLLGFGLEHVATAAERSALLGKALASLRS, translated from the coding sequence ATGAGACGAAGAGCGAGATCGATCCTCGCCACCACGGCACTCATTCTGGGCGGACTGGGAGGCGCGGGACTGACCCCCGTCGCCCAGGCGGAGAGCGGCGGTGCACCCCGGTCGGACGCCGACCCGGTCAAGGTGTTCCGCGCCGAGGTCACGAAGGAGCAGGTACCCCTGCTCCTCGCGGCCGGGCAGGACGGGCACGAACTCGGTGAACAGGCCCCCGAGAAGGGGAAGGCCGAGGTCGAGGTCTACCTCACCGACAAGCAGGCGAAGCAGCTGGAGAAGAAGGGCGTCGAACTCACAGAGCACACGCTCTCCGCCAAGGCGCGAGCCCGTGTGGCGGCCGCGGGTGACGGCGTGTTCCGCCCGTACAGCGGCAAGGGCAATCTCCAGGAGGAGATCGTCAGGACGGGCCAGGCCAACCCCGGCCTCACCAAGGTCGTCTCCATCGGCAAGACGCTCCAGGGCAAGGACATCCTGGCGGTCAAGCTCACCAAGGGCGCCCGTACGACCCGGGACGGCTCGAAGCCGTCCGTGCTCTACATGTCCAACCAGCACGCCCGCGAGTGGATCACCCCCGAGATGACCCGCCGTCTGATGCACTACTACTTGGACAACTACTCCAAGGACAAGCGCATCAAGAAGATCGTCGACTCCACGGAGCTGTGGTTCGTCCTGTCGGCGAACCCCGACGGGTACGACTGGACGTTCAACCCCGACGGCGACCGCCAGTGGCGCAAGAACATGCGGGACGTGAACGGCGACGGCGCGATCACCACGGGCGACGGCGTCGACCTCAACCGCAACTTCGCCTACAAGTGGGGCTACGACGACGAGGGTTCGTCCCCGAGCCCCGCCAGTGAGACCTACCGCGGCGCGAGCCCCGGCTCCGAGCCCGAGACGAAGGCCCTCGACGCCTTCGAGAAGCGCATCGGCTTCCGGTACGCCATCAACTACCACTCCGCGGCCCAGCTGCTGCTCTACGGAGTGGGCTGGCAGGTGGCCACGCCGACGCCGGACGACGTGCTCTACAAGGCGCTCGCGGGGACCCCCGAGAACTCCGCGATCCCCGGCTACCACCCACAGGTCTCCTCCGAGCTGTACACCACCAACGGCGAGGCGGACGGGCACGCGGGCAACGTCAACGGCACCGGGATGTTCACGCCGGAGATGAGCGAGTGCCAGACCGCGTCAGCCATCGACCCGGACGACCAGTGGCGCCCCGAGGACTGCGAGTCGGTCTTCACCTTCCCGGACGACGAGAAGCTGATCCAGCAGGAGTTCGCCAAGAACGTCCCGTTCGCGCTCTCCGTCGCCGAGACCGCGGCGCACCCGGATCAGCCGTCCTCCTCGGTCGGCCTCGACGCCCCCGACTTCACCCCGGCCGCCTTCAGCACCTCGTACGCACGCGGCGCCGACCAGGAGGTCTCGGTGACCGCCCGCAAGTCGGTGCGCGACAAGGAGCTCAACTACCGCGTGGACGGCGGCCGTACGCACGACGAGGACCTGCGCGCCTGGAAGGGCGGCGAGACCTACGGCGGCGACGACAACCTCCACTTCGACGCGTACCGCGCGAGGATCGAGGGCGCGGACCCGGGCGACAAGGTCGAGGTCTGGTTCACCGGACGCGGCAAGTCCGGCAAGCACACCTCCAGCGAGCACTTCACGTACACCGTGGCCGAGCGGCCCAGGGCCGACACCCTCGTCGTCGCCGAGAACGACGCCACGGGGCAGCAGACCAAGGCCTATGTGGACGCGCTGAAGGCGAACGGCCGCACCCCGCTGGTGTGGAACGTCGCCACCCAGGGCGCCCCGGACGCACTCGCGGTGCTCGACCACTTCAGGACCGTCGTCCACTACACGGGCGCCGACCGCCCCGGCCTCACCACCCAGCTCGCGCTGCGCGACTACCTCAACGAGGGCGGCAAGCTGATCGAGGCCGGTGAGCAGGCGGGCGGCTCCGTCTCCATCGGCGACACGACCACGAACGACTTCAGTCAGTACTACCTGGGCGCGTACTCGCGCACGTCGACACCCGGCGCCACGAAGTTCGCCGGATCCGGCGCGCTCACCGGCGCGGCCGCGGGCCTCGGCGACGCTCCCGGCAACCCGCTGAACATCGCCGCGACCTACCAGGCCACCTCCGACGTGCTGGCCAAGGCCGACTACCCGCAGTTCACGAGCGCGGGCGCCGGTGCGTACGCGGGCACCCCCAACCCGTACAGCCCGTTCGAGGGCAGCTCCATGGCCGCCGCCGTGCACACGGACGACGGCTGGAAGCGCCTGACCCGCACCATCGACCTCACCGGCGTCTCCGCCGCCGACAAGCCGTCCCTGAAGTTCCAGCTCCTGTGGGACACTGAGCCCGGCTACGACCACGCGGTGCTGGAGGCGCACACGGCGGGCGCAGAGGACTGGACGACGCTGCCCGACGCCGGCGGCGCCACCACGAACGCCGTACCCGCCGAGTGCGAGGCCGGATTCCTGATCAAGGAGCACCCGGCGCTCAAGCGCTATCTGACGCCCGGCAGCGCGGGCTGCACGGCCACCGGCACCTCCGGCTCCTGGAACAGCCTCACGGGCGCCTCGGACGGCTGGAAGCCGGTGACCTTCGACCTGAGCGCCTACGCGGGCAAGACGGTCGAGGTCTCGCTCAGCTACATCACCGACCCCGGCAGCGGCGGCCACGGCGTCCTCGCCGACAACGCGTCCGTCGTCATCGGCGGCGCCGCGAAGGAGACCGAGGGCTTCGAGTCGTCGTTCGGCGCCTGGAAGGTCGCGGGCCCGCCCCCGGGCAGCCCCGTCGTCACCAAGGACTGGGCCCGCGCGGGTGAACTGTTCAAGACATACGGAGCCGTCAGCACGAAGGACACCGTGCTCCTCGGATTCGGTCTCGAACACGTCGCCACGGCGGCCGAGCGGAGCGCGCTCCTGGGGAAGGCGCTGGCCTCCCTGAGGAGCTGA
- the whiA gene encoding DNA-binding protein WhiA: MAMTAAVKDEISRLPVTRTCCRKAEVSAILRFAGGLHLVSGRIVIEAELDTAMAARRLKRDILEIFGHSSELIVMAPGGLRRGSRFVVRVVAGGDQLARQTGLVDGRGRPIRGLPPQVVSGATCDAEAAWRGAFLAHGSLTEPGRSSSLEVTCPGPEAALALVGAARRLQIAGKAREVRGVDRVVVRDGDAIGALLTRMGAHESVLAWEERRMRREVRATANRLANFDDANLRRSARAAVAAGARVQRALEILADEVPEHLAAAGRLRMEHKQASLEELGALADPPLTKDAVAGRIRRLLAMADKRAQDMGIPGTESNITEEMADNLVG, from the coding sequence ATGGCGATGACGGCAGCGGTGAAGGACGAGATCTCCCGGCTTCCCGTCACCCGGACCTGCTGCAGAAAGGCAGAGGTCTCGGCCATCCTGCGCTTCGCGGGCGGGCTCCACCTGGTGAGCGGCCGCATCGTGATCGAGGCGGAGCTGGACACCGCGATGGCGGCACGACGGCTGAAGCGGGACATCCTCGAGATCTTCGGGCACAGCTCGGAACTGATCGTGATGGCGCCCGGCGGGCTGCGGCGGGGCTCGCGCTTCGTCGTACGGGTCGTGGCCGGCGGTGACCAGCTGGCCCGCCAGACCGGTCTTGTCGACGGCCGTGGCCGCCCCATCCGGGGTCTCCCGCCGCAGGTGGTCTCGGGGGCCACCTGCGACGCCGAGGCCGCCTGGCGCGGGGCCTTTCTGGCGCACGGCTCGCTCACCGAGCCCGGCCGCTCCTCCTCCCTGGAGGTGACCTGCCCCGGCCCGGAGGCCGCGCTCGCCCTGGTCGGCGCCGCACGCCGGCTCCAGATCGCGGGCAAGGCCCGTGAGGTACGCGGGGTGGACCGGGTCGTCGTACGGGACGGGGACGCCATCGGCGCCCTGCTCACCCGCATGGGGGCGCACGAGTCGGTGCTCGCCTGGGAGGAGCGGCGGATGCGGCGCGAGGTCCGCGCCACCGCCAACCGCCTGGCCAACTTCGACGACGCGAACCTGCGCCGCTCGGCGCGCGCCGCCGTGGCCGCCGGGGCCCGCGTGCAGCGCGCCCTGGAGATCCTCGCCGACGAGGTGCCGGAGCACCTCGCGGCCGCCGGACGGCTGCGCATGGAGCACAAGCAGGCCTCCCTGGAGGAGCTGGGCGCGCTCGCCGACCCGCCGCTGACGAAGGACGCCGTCGCGGGCCGTATCCGCCGACTGCTCGCGATGGCCGACAAGCGGGCCCAGGACATGGGCATCCCGGGCACGGAGTCGAACATCACCGAGGAGATGGCCGACAACCTCGTCGGCTGA
- a CDS encoding phosphoglycerate kinase, which translates to MKTIDELLAEGVEGKRVFVRADLNVPLAEGKITDDGRIRAVLPTVKALADGGAKVIVASHLGRPKGAPDPAFSLLPAAERLAELLGKPVAFAQDTVGPAAHDAVDGLEPGQVAVIENLRFNAGETSKDDTERGEFADRLAALADVYVGDGFGAVHRKHASVYDLPARLPHYAGYLIATEVGVLKRLTDEVKRPYVVALGGAKVSDKLAVIDQLLGKADRLLIGGGMAYTFLKAQGHEVGISLLQEDQIPAVKEYIKRAEDSGVELVLPVDVLVSPEFPDLKTKAPAHPTTVAADAIPADQEGLDIGPQTRKLYASKLADAGTVFWNGPMGVFEHPDYAEGTKAVAQALLDSPAFTVVGGGDSAAAVRLLGFDENAFGHISTGGGASLEYLEGKTLPGLAALED; encoded by the coding sequence ATGAAGACGATCGACGAACTTCTCGCCGAAGGGGTCGAGGGCAAGCGGGTCTTCGTCCGCGCCGACCTCAACGTGCCTCTCGCCGAGGGCAAGATCACCGACGACGGCCGCATCCGCGCCGTCCTGCCCACCGTCAAGGCCCTGGCCGACGGGGGCGCCAAGGTGATCGTCGCCTCCCACCTGGGCCGCCCCAAGGGAGCCCCGGACCCGGCGTTCTCGCTGCTGCCGGCCGCCGAGCGCCTCGCCGAACTCCTCGGCAAGCCGGTCGCGTTCGCCCAGGACACCGTCGGCCCCGCCGCCCACGACGCGGTGGACGGTCTGGAGCCCGGCCAGGTCGCCGTCATCGAGAACCTCCGCTTCAACGCCGGTGAGACGTCGAAGGACGACACCGAGCGCGGCGAGTTCGCCGACCGGCTGGCCGCCCTGGCCGATGTCTACGTGGGCGACGGCTTCGGCGCGGTGCACCGCAAGCACGCCTCCGTGTACGACCTGCCGGCCCGCCTGCCGCACTACGCCGGCTACCTCATCGCCACCGAGGTCGGCGTCCTGAAGAGGCTCACCGACGAGGTCAAGCGGCCGTACGTCGTCGCGCTCGGCGGGGCCAAGGTCTCCGACAAGCTCGCCGTCATCGACCAGCTGCTCGGCAAGGCCGACCGCCTGCTGATCGGCGGCGGCATGGCCTACACCTTCCTCAAGGCCCAGGGCCACGAGGTCGGCATCTCCCTCCTCCAGGAAGACCAGATCCCGGCCGTCAAGGAGTACATCAAGCGCGCCGAGGACAGCGGCGTCGAGCTGGTGCTTCCCGTGGACGTCCTGGTCTCGCCGGAGTTCCCGGACCTCAAGACCAAGGCCCCGGCCCACCCCACCACCGTCGCCGCGGACGCCATCCCGGCCGACCAGGAGGGTCTCGACATCGGTCCGCAGACCCGCAAGCTGTACGCATCGAAGCTCGCCGACGCCGGGACCGTCTTCTGGAACGGCCCGATGGGTGTCTTCGAACACCCCGACTACGCCGAGGGCACCAAGGCGGTCGCCCAGGCGCTCCTCGACTCCCCGGCCTTCACGGTCGTCGGCGGTGGCGACTCCGCCGCGGCCGTCCGGCTCCTCGGCTTCGACGAGAATGCATTCGGCCACATCTCGACCGGCGGCGGCGCCTCCCTCGAATACCTTGAGGGCAAGACGCTCCCCGGCCTTGCCGCACTGGAGGACTGA
- a CDS encoding RNA polymerase-binding protein RbpA: MASGNAIRGSRVGAGPMGEAERGESAPRLRISFWCSNGHETQPSFASDAQVPETWDCPRCGFPAGQDRDNPPDPPRTEPYKTHLAYVRERRSDADGEAILAEALAKLRGEI; this comes from the coding sequence GTGGCAAGTGGCAACGCGATCCGAGGAAGTCGGGTCGGGGCGGGGCCGATGGGCGAGGCCGAGCGCGGCGAGTCCGCGCCGCGTCTGCGCATCTCCTTCTGGTGCTCGAACGGGCACGAGACGCAGCCGAGCTTCGCCTCCGACGCGCAGGTGCCGGAGACTTGGGACTGTCCGCGCTGCGGCTTCCCTGCCGGGCAGGACCGGGACAACCCGCCGGACCCGCCGCGCACCGAGCCCTACAAGACGCACCTCGCCTATGTGCGCGAGCGGCGCAGTGACGCGGACGGCGAGGCGATCCTCGCGGAGGCGCTCGCCAAACTGCGGGGCGAGATCTAG
- the tpiA gene encoding triose-phosphate isomerase, translating into MTTRTPLMAGNWKMNLNHLEAIAHVQKLAFALADKDYDAVEVAVLPPFTDLRSVQTLVDGDKLKIKYGAQDISAHDSGAYTGEISGPMLAKLKCTYVAVGHSERRQYHDETDEVCNAKVKAAFKHGLTPILCVGEELHVREAGNHVTHTLSQVEGGLKDIPAEQAETVVIAYEPVWAIGTGKVCGADDAQEVCGAIRGKLAELYSQELADKVRIQYGGSVKSGNVAEIMSKPDVDGALVGGAALDAEEFVKIIRFRDQ; encoded by the coding sequence ATGACCACCCGCACGCCGCTGATGGCGGGCAACTGGAAGATGAACCTCAATCACCTCGAGGCCATCGCCCACGTTCAGAAGCTCGCCTTCGCGCTGGCCGACAAGGACTACGACGCCGTCGAGGTCGCGGTCCTGCCGCCCTTCACCGACCTGCGCTCCGTACAGACCCTGGTCGACGGCGACAAGCTCAAGATCAAATACGGCGCCCAGGACATCTCGGCCCACGACTCCGGCGCCTACACCGGTGAGATCTCGGGCCCGATGCTCGCCAAGCTCAAGTGCACGTACGTGGCGGTCGGCCACTCCGAGCGCCGGCAGTACCACGACGAGACCGACGAGGTCTGCAACGCCAAGGTGAAGGCCGCCTTCAAGCACGGCCTGACCCCGATCCTGTGCGTCGGCGAGGAGCTCCACGTCCGCGAGGCGGGCAACCACGTCACGCACACGCTGTCGCAGGTCGAGGGCGGTCTCAAGGACATCCCGGCCGAGCAGGCCGAGACCGTCGTGATCGCGTACGAGCCGGTCTGGGCGATCGGCACCGGCAAGGTCTGCGGCGCCGACGACGCCCAGGAGGTCTGCGGGGCGATCCGCGGCAAGCTCGCCGAGCTGTACTCCCAGGAGCTGGCCGACAAGGTCCGCATCCAGTACGGCGGCTCGGTGAAGTCCGGGAACGTCGCGGAGATCATGTCGAAGCCCGACGTCGACGGCGCCCTCGTCGGCGGCGCGGCGCTCGACGCCGAGGAGTTCGTCAAGATCATCCGGTTCCGCGACCAGTGA
- the secG gene encoding preprotein translocase subunit SecG, translating to MGFSIALIVFSLLLMLLVLMHKGKGGGLSDMFGGGMQSSVGGSSVAERNLDRITIVLGLLWFACIVVLGLLMKVNN from the coding sequence ATGGGGTTCTCGATCGCCCTGATCGTCTTCAGCCTGCTGCTGATGCTCCTTGTGCTGATGCACAAGGGAAAGGGTGGCGGTCTCTCCGACATGTTCGGTGGCGGCATGCAGTCGTCCGTCGGCGGCTCGTCGGTCGCCGAGCGCAACCTGGACCGCATCACCATCGTGCTCGGTCTGCTGTGGTTCGCGTGCATTGTCGTGCTCGGCCTGCTCATGAAGGTCAACAACTGA
- a CDS encoding gluconeogenesis factor YvcK family protein has translation MTGRTLRLGSRLRRVTPPTGRRRGAQPKVVALGGGMGLSASLAALRRITGDLTAVVTVADDGGSSGRLRDELGVLPPGDLRKALAALCGDDDWGQTWARVIQHRFQSQGELHEHAVGNLLIVALWEQLGDHVQALDLVGKLLGAQGRVLPMSAVPLELQALVKGHDPERPDEVDTVRGQATVALTPGEVQSIHLVPHDPPAVPEAVAAVLDADWVVLGPGSWFSSVIPHLLVPELLDALTQTKARRVLSLNLAPQPGETEGFSPQRHLEVLGRHAPKLALDVVLADEAAVPDRESLTDAAKEGFGAAVELAPVARPDGTPRHDPELLAAAYDRIFRMHGRIGPWR, from the coding sequence ATGACCGGTCGCACACTCCGGCTCGGCAGCAGGCTCCGCCGGGTCACCCCTCCCACGGGCCGCCGGCGCGGCGCCCAGCCCAAGGTCGTCGCCCTCGGCGGCGGCATGGGCCTGTCCGCGTCCCTGGCGGCCCTGCGGCGCATCACCGGCGACCTCACCGCCGTGGTGACCGTCGCCGACGACGGCGGCTCCAGCGGCCGGCTCCGCGACGAGCTGGGCGTCCTGCCGCCCGGCGACCTGCGCAAGGCCCTCGCGGCCCTGTGCGGCGACGACGACTGGGGCCAGACCTGGGCCCGCGTCATCCAGCACCGCTTCCAGTCCCAGGGCGAACTGCACGAGCACGCTGTCGGCAATCTGCTGATCGTCGCCCTGTGGGAGCAGCTCGGCGACCATGTGCAGGCCCTCGACCTGGTGGGCAAGCTGCTCGGCGCGCAGGGCCGCGTCCTGCCGATGTCCGCGGTCCCGCTGGAGCTCCAGGCGCTGGTCAAGGGCCACGACCCGGAGCGCCCCGACGAGGTCGACACCGTGCGGGGGCAGGCCACGGTGGCCCTCACCCCCGGCGAGGTGCAGTCCATCCACCTCGTGCCGCACGACCCGCCGGCCGTCCCCGAGGCCGTCGCCGCGGTGCTCGACGCCGACTGGGTCGTGCTCGGTCCGGGCTCCTGGTTCTCGTCCGTCATCCCGCACCTGCTGGTCCCCGAGCTGCTCGACGCGCTGACCCAGACGAAGGCCCGTAGGGTCCTCTCGCTGAACCTCGCGCCGCAGCCCGGAGAAACCGAGGGGTTCTCACCGCAGCGTCATTTGGAGGTTTTGGGACGACACGCCCCTAAACTCGCCCTGGACGTGGTGCTGGCCGACGAGGCCGCCGTGCCCGATCGCGAGTCCCTGACCGACGCCGCCAAGGAGGGCTTCGGCGCTGCGGTCGAGCTGGCGCCTGTGGCCAGGCCCGACGGGACTCCGAGGCACGATCCGGAGCTGTTGGCCGCCGCGTACGACCGTATTTTTCGGATGCATGGAAGGATCGGCCCATGGCGATGA
- the rapZ gene encoding RNase adapter RapZ has translation MNENEQGEQAAPQPAPDDRAGQAAETDGAQVSTGTTSETAGASDAAIPELVIISGMSGAGRSTAAKCLEDLGWFVVDNLPPALIPTMVELGARSQGNVARIAVVVDVRGRRFFDDLHQSLADLESRQVTRRIVFLESSDEALVRRFESVRRPHPLQGDGRIVDGIAAERELLRELRGDADLVIDTSSLNVHELRAKMDAQFAGDEEPELRATVMSFGFKYGLPVDADLVVDMRFLPNPHWVPELRPFTGLNEEVASYVFGQPGAKEFLDRYTELLQLIAAGYRREGKRYVTIAVGCTGGKHRSVAMSEKLAARIAAEGVETVVVHRDMGRE, from the coding sequence ATGAACGAGAACGAGCAGGGCGAACAGGCAGCACCACAGCCGGCCCCCGATGACCGGGCAGGCCAGGCTGCGGAGACAGACGGAGCACAGGTGAGTACGGGTACGACGAGCGAGACCGCCGGGGCGTCCGATGCGGCCATCCCCGAGCTGGTGATCATCTCCGGGATGTCCGGCGCCGGGCGTTCCACGGCCGCCAAGTGTCTGGAGGACCTCGGCTGGTTCGTCGTCGACAACCTGCCGCCCGCCCTGATCCCCACGATGGTGGAGCTCGGCGCCCGCTCCCAGGGGAACGTCGCCCGGATCGCCGTCGTCGTCGACGTACGCGGGCGCCGGTTCTTCGACGACCTCCACCAGTCCCTCGCCGACCTGGAGTCCCGCCAGGTCACCCGGCGCATCGTGTTCCTGGAGTCCTCCGACGAGGCCCTGGTGCGCCGCTTCGAGTCGGTGCGCCGCCCGCACCCCCTCCAGGGCGACGGCCGCATCGTCGACGGCATCGCGGCCGAGCGCGAACTCCTGCGCGAGCTGCGCGGCGACGCCGACCTGGTCATCGACACCTCCAGCCTGAACGTGCACGAACTGCGCGCCAAGATGGACGCCCAGTTCGCCGGCGACGAGGAGCCCGAGCTGCGGGCCACGGTCATGTCGTTCGGCTTCAAGTACGGCCTGCCCGTCGACGCCGACCTGGTCGTCGACATGCGCTTCCTGCCGAACCCGCACTGGGTCCCCGAGCTGCGCCCCTTCACCGGCCTGAACGAAGAGGTGGCGAGCTACGTCTTCGGCCAGCCCGGCGCCAAGGAGTTCCTCGACCGCTACACCGAGCTGCTCCAGCTCATCGCGGCCGGATACCGCCGCGAGGGCAAGCGGTACGTGACGATCGCGGTCGGCTGCACCGGAGGCAAGCACCGTTCGGTGGCCATGTCGGAGAAGCTCGCCGCGCGCATCGCGGCGGAGGGTGTGGAGACCGTGGTCGTCCACCGGGACATGGGTCGCGAATGA